The Anopheles coluzzii chromosome 2, AcolN3, whole genome shotgun sequence genome window below encodes:
- the LOC120948464 gene encoding p53 and DNA damage-regulated protein 1 — METKVSDQRKLTEILLETERVADRILAYKQELVELDKRRQDTREALRLIEKHIPETQQRVWITIGSMLMKRDRHTAVELLRKDQQTTEAEIERIRMEQKLLVAKQRDLEHDQPLRGFNLKPLSNAEIAGIRSNLPGF, encoded by the coding sequence ATGGAAACGAAAGTATCCGATCAGCGCAAGCTGACGGAAATCTTACTGGAAACAGAGCGCGTTGCCGACCGAATTTTGGCCTACAAGCAAGAGCTGGTGGAGCTGGACAAACGGCGGCAGGATACGCGCGAGGCGCTCCGGCTGATCGAGAAGCACATTCCCGAGACGCAGCAGCGCGTTTGGATAACGATCGGTTCGATGCTCATGAAACGCGACCGCCACACCGCGGTTGAGTTGTTGCGCAAGGATCAGCAAACGACGGAGGCGGAGATCGAACGAATACGCATGGAGCAGAAGCTGCTGGTTGCAAAGCAGCGCGATCTCGAGCACGATCAGCCGTTGCGCGGGTTCAATTTGAAACCACTAAGCAATGCGGAAATTGCTGGCATTCGGTCGAATTTGCCTGGTTTTTGA